A single region of the Halopiger xanaduensis SH-6 genome encodes:
- a CDS encoding SDR family oxidoreductase produces the protein MAHADRLEDDVTIVTGASSGIGEATCRAFAAAGANVVLASRSEEPLRETAADLETEHGVETLVVPTNVREEDDVDALIDETVDAFGGIDVLVNNAGLSRGSDVEDLSTEEYETMQETNVDGVFYATRAAIPHVRERNGHLIFVGSFAGQYPRSFNPVYAASKWWVRGFAKSVAAQVGDEGVGVTVVNPAEVRSEFETTDGSTFAEVFDEDEASDPAEVADAIRFAASQTHSSISELDINRRDKFADNF, from the coding sequence ATGGCACACGCAGACCGACTCGAGGACGACGTAACGATCGTCACCGGCGCGAGTTCCGGCATCGGCGAGGCGACCTGCCGCGCGTTCGCGGCGGCTGGCGCAAACGTCGTCCTCGCGTCCAGAAGCGAGGAACCGCTGCGCGAGACCGCCGCCGACCTCGAGACCGAACACGGCGTCGAGACGCTGGTTGTCCCGACGAACGTCCGCGAGGAGGACGACGTCGACGCGCTGATCGACGAGACCGTCGACGCGTTCGGCGGCATCGACGTGCTGGTGAACAACGCCGGCCTGTCTCGGGGCAGCGACGTCGAAGACCTCTCGACCGAGGAGTACGAGACGATGCAGGAGACCAACGTCGACGGCGTCTTCTACGCGACGCGGGCGGCGATCCCCCACGTCCGCGAGCGAAACGGCCACCTGATCTTCGTCGGCAGCTTCGCGGGCCAGTACCCGCGCTCGTTCAACCCCGTCTACGCCGCCTCGAAGTGGTGGGTCCGGGGCTTCGCCAAGAGCGTCGCCGCGCAGGTCGGCGACGAGGGCGTCGGCGTCACGGTCGTCAACCCCGCCGAAGTTCGCTCGGAGTTCGAGACGACCGACGGGTCGACGTTCGCGGAGGTATTCGACGAGGACGAGGCGAGCGACCCCGCGGAAGTCGCGGACGCCATCCGCTTTGCAGCGAGTCAGACCCACTCGAGCATCAGCGAACTCGACATCAACCGGCGCGACAAGTTCGCGGACAACTTCTGA
- a CDS encoding ABC transporter substrate-binding protein, whose amino-acid sequence MRIVTTLPSATEIVAALGLEPVGVSHECDYPPDAASAPAITRSQIDADGSSGEIDAQVLDATADEGTDGVYDVDVETLEELEPDLIVTQGICDVCAVDEVVVADAVEQISADPEILTTDPHSVADVLEDVERIGRATGREERAREVRADLEARIDRVRERTADLEDGERPRVAIFDWTDPAMIAGHWTAELVEWAGGEYGLADVGERSRPREWVEIREYDLELIVVAPCGFDLEQTAANRTDLTEREGWADLTAVEEGRVWAMDGHHYLNRPGPRLVDTLETLAPIVQPDLFDGSFAASDSERMAVPFDELERDAGADARVEP is encoded by the coding sequence ATGCGAATCGTCACGACGCTCCCCTCGGCGACCGAGATCGTCGCCGCGCTCGGACTCGAGCCCGTCGGGGTCTCCCACGAGTGCGACTACCCGCCCGACGCCGCGTCGGCGCCCGCGATCACCCGCTCGCAAATCGACGCCGACGGCTCGAGCGGCGAGATCGATGCGCAGGTGCTCGATGCGACCGCCGACGAGGGGACCGACGGCGTCTACGACGTCGACGTCGAGACGCTCGAGGAACTCGAGCCGGACCTGATCGTTACGCAGGGGATCTGTGACGTCTGCGCGGTCGACGAGGTAGTCGTCGCCGACGCCGTCGAGCAAATCTCGGCCGATCCCGAAATCCTCACCACCGACCCCCACAGCGTCGCCGACGTCCTCGAGGACGTCGAGCGAATCGGTCGCGCGACGGGCCGCGAGGAGCGCGCTCGCGAAGTGCGGGCGGATCTCGAGGCCAGGATCGACCGCGTTCGAGAGCGGACCGCCGATCTCGAGGACGGAGAGCGTCCGCGAGTGGCAATCTTCGACTGGACCGATCCCGCGATGATCGCGGGACACTGGACGGCCGAACTCGTCGAGTGGGCCGGCGGCGAGTACGGGCTGGCCGACGTCGGAGAGCGCTCGCGGCCGCGCGAGTGGGTGGAGATCCGCGAGTACGATCTCGAACTGATCGTCGTCGCCCCCTGCGGGTTCGACCTCGAGCAGACCGCCGCCAACCGAACCGACCTCACCGAGCGCGAGGGCTGGGCGGACCTGACGGCGGTCGAGGAGGGCCGCGTCTGGGCGATGGACGGCCACCACTACCTCAACCGACCCGGCCCCCGGCTCGTGGACACGCTCGAGACACTCGCGCCGATCGTGCAGCCGGACCTGTTCGACGGATCGTTCGCGGCGTCCGATAGCGAGCGGATGGCCGTCCCGTTCGACGAGCTCGAGCGAGACGCTGGAGCCGACGCTCGCGTAGAACCGTGA
- a CDS encoding helix-turn-helix transcriptional regulator, giving the protein MGYDWGKQLFSSPHRLEVLRELRSAPADTQALTGALSISRVTVQRHLNRCCELGWIHKVDGRYELTPLGDRVCEATATYLDRLDVLESHADVIDGLAAIDDEFDPLLLTDATVTVAESNDPHGPISHYRSAMSEATTDDIRGILPVFSELLIEVHRDLLEAGVDTELIVPRSVLEAAPPDEPIAGGQFTLYVLDEPLEFGVTLTDERAFVGCYDDGTFVACIESDEPAFREWADEVYEGRREAATRLSLEANGGTVDDDGAGADATADGTDEADDDP; this is encoded by the coding sequence ATGGGTTACGATTGGGGGAAACAACTGTTCTCGTCCCCGCACCGACTCGAGGTGCTTCGGGAACTCCGGTCGGCCCCCGCGGACACGCAGGCGCTCACCGGCGCGCTCTCGATCTCGCGGGTGACCGTCCAGCGCCACCTGAACCGGTGTTGCGAACTCGGGTGGATCCACAAGGTCGACGGGCGCTACGAGCTCACCCCGCTCGGCGACCGCGTCTGCGAGGCGACGGCGACGTACCTCGACCGACTCGACGTCCTCGAGTCGCACGCGGACGTGATCGACGGGCTTGCGGCCATCGACGACGAGTTCGATCCGCTCTTGCTGACCGACGCGACCGTCACGGTCGCCGAGTCGAACGATCCGCACGGCCCGATCAGCCACTACCGGAGCGCGATGAGCGAAGCGACGACCGACGACATTCGCGGGATTCTACCCGTGTTCAGCGAACTGCTCATCGAGGTCCACCGCGACCTCCTCGAGGCGGGCGTCGACACCGAACTGATCGTCCCGCGATCGGTGCTCGAGGCGGCGCCGCCGGACGAGCCGATTGCCGGCGGCCAGTTCACCCTCTACGTGCTCGACGAGCCGCTCGAGTTCGGCGTAACGCTGACCGACGAGCGCGCGTTCGTCGGCTGCTACGACGACGGGACGTTCGTCGCGTGCATCGAGAGCGACGAGCCTGCGTTTCGCGAGTGGGCCGACGAGGTCTACGAGGGTCGCCGCGAGGCGGCGACGCGACTGTCGCTCGAGGCGAATGGTGGAACGGTCGACGATGACGGCGCCGGCGCCGACGCCACTGCCGACGGCACTGACGAAGCCGACGACGACCCGTGA
- a CDS encoding long-chain-fatty-acid--CoA ligase — protein sequence METPLLVTDFLEQARRHYGDQEAIVGTDGERFTYDEFGDRVDRFARALQERGIGKGDRVAVLDPNTHYHLEAAYGAMSIGAIHAPLNYRLTSEDYAYMLADAEMDAVYADYEYAAKIEAIRDEVPTETFVTNDADAVEGDWEDFDDVLEAAEPDYEQPEMAEDEIITINYTSGTTGDPKGVCRTHRTETLHAYLVSIYHELTDGDVYLWTLPMFHVNGWGHIYAVTGLGAKHVCTRGVNADEVIETIREEDVSFLCAAPTVLNQLIDYYEREGEPEMTGDNDVRVTTAGSAPPEATIRAVEEEFGWRLKHLYGATETGPLITISPERLLEADNRFSMKKRQGMGVLGTDVRVVDEDGEDVPRDDETLGEVVVRGNQVMDRYWNKPEATEEAFSERREGYYHTGDLATVDEHGLIAIRDRKKDIIISGGENISSIELEDTLFDHDAVADAAVIPAPSEEWGETPKAFVVPSNGDPEDPPVSADELTQFTRDRLASYKVVRRIEYVEELPKTATGKIQKYELRQREWADEDRAIGEG from the coding sequence ATGGAGACGCCACTCCTCGTGACCGACTTCCTCGAGCAGGCCCGTCGACACTACGGCGATCAGGAAGCGATCGTCGGGACGGACGGCGAGCGGTTCACCTACGACGAGTTCGGCGATCGCGTCGACCGGTTCGCTCGAGCGCTACAGGAGAGGGGGATCGGAAAGGGCGACCGCGTGGCGGTGCTCGACCCGAACACGCACTACCACCTCGAGGCGGCCTACGGGGCGATGTCGATCGGGGCGATCCACGCGCCGCTGAACTACCGGCTGACGTCCGAGGACTACGCGTACATGCTCGCCGACGCCGAGATGGACGCCGTCTACGCCGACTACGAGTACGCCGCGAAGATCGAGGCGATCCGCGACGAGGTGCCCACGGAGACGTTCGTGACGAACGACGCCGACGCCGTCGAGGGTGACTGGGAGGACTTCGACGACGTTCTCGAAGCGGCCGAACCCGACTACGAGCAGCCCGAGATGGCCGAAGACGAGATCATCACGATCAACTATACCTCCGGCACGACGGGCGACCCGAAGGGCGTCTGTCGCACCCACCGGACGGAGACGCTCCACGCGTACCTGGTATCGATCTACCACGAACTCACCGACGGCGACGTCTACCTGTGGACGCTGCCGATGTTCCACGTCAACGGCTGGGGGCACATCTACGCGGTGACGGGACTGGGCGCGAAGCACGTCTGCACCCGCGGGGTCAACGCTGACGAGGTGATCGAGACGATCCGCGAGGAGGACGTGTCCTTCCTCTGTGCGGCGCCGACGGTGCTCAATCAACTCATCGACTACTACGAACGGGAGGGCGAACCCGAGATGACCGGCGACAACGACGTCCGCGTGACCACCGCCGGCAGCGCCCCGCCCGAAGCCACCATCCGCGCCGTCGAGGAGGAGTTCGGCTGGCGGCTCAAACACCTCTACGGCGCGACCGAGACCGGCCCGCTGATCACGATCTCGCCCGAGCGACTCCTCGAGGCGGACAACCGCTTCTCGATGAAGAAACGGCAGGGGATGGGCGTGCTCGGGACCGACGTCCGCGTCGTCGACGAGGACGGCGAGGACGTCCCCCGCGACGACGAGACGCTCGGCGAGGTCGTCGTCCGCGGCAACCAGGTGATGGACCGCTACTGGAACAAGCCCGAGGCCACCGAGGAGGCCTTTTCGGAGCGCCGCGAGGGCTACTACCACACGGGCGACCTCGCGACGGTCGACGAGCACGGGCTGATCGCCATCCGCGACCGAAAGAAGGACATCATCATCTCCGGCGGCGAGAACATCTCGAGCATCGAACTCGAGGACACGCTGTTCGATCACGACGCCGTCGCGGACGCGGCCGTGATCCCGGCGCCCAGCGAGGAGTGGGGCGAGACGCCGAAGGCGTTCGTCGTGCCGTCGAACGGCGACCCGGAGGATCCGCCGGTGTCCGCCGACGAGCTGACCCAGTTCACCCGCGACCGGCTGGCGAGCTACAAGGTCGTCCGTCGGATCGAGTACGTCGAGGAACTGCCGAAGACGGCGACCGGGAAGATTCAGAAGTACGAACTGCGCCAGCGCGAGTGGGCCGACGAGGATCGAGCGATCGGTGAAGGATAA
- a CDS encoding M20 family metallopeptidase: protein MTATVAELTRELVAVPSHEDETAVGDEIEAWLRRETAADVTRDEVGNVIARKGAGDRSLALVGHHDVVEPDESQLEADGEYVVEERDGRLYGRGTADMKGAVAAAMLAFRDAEPAGELVFASFVGEEVGGVGARRAIDEGFAPDYAVVGEGSTGYSSPGVTDVAVAHKGRRASTITARGTAAHASEADAGENAVYRATDAVDVVRDLEPPAVDAAGETLAGSVVVTEIEGGRAWNVVPDRCEVTIDERTVPGERAALERVEEFEGVEWTVDQDLPPMRCDDREFAETVLEAADAAQSGSPELVTKPHATDAGWLSEAGTECVICGAAEPGEAHTADESVSIDVLGRCEETYRKVAESWPR, encoded by the coding sequence ATGACTGCGACGGTCGCCGAACTGACGCGCGAGCTGGTCGCCGTGCCGAGCCACGAGGACGAAACCGCCGTCGGCGACGAGATCGAGGCCTGGCTCCGCCGGGAAACCGCGGCCGACGTCACTCGAGACGAGGTCGGCAACGTGATCGCCCGCAAAGGCGCGGGCGACCGGTCGCTCGCGCTGGTCGGCCACCACGACGTCGTCGAACCCGACGAGTCGCAACTCGAGGCGGACGGCGAGTACGTCGTCGAGGAGCGCGACGGCCGTCTCTACGGCCGCGGCACGGCCGACATGAAGGGGGCCGTCGCAGCGGCCATGCTCGCCTTCCGCGATGCTGAGCCGGCCGGCGAACTCGTCTTCGCGAGCTTCGTCGGCGAGGAGGTCGGCGGCGTCGGCGCGCGCCGCGCCATCGACGAGGGATTCGCACCCGACTACGCCGTCGTCGGGGAGGGCTCGACCGGCTACTCGAGTCCGGGCGTCACGGACGTCGCCGTCGCGCACAAGGGCCGCCGAGCCAGCACGATCACCGCACGCGGCACGGCGGCCCACGCGAGCGAGGCCGACGCGGGCGAGAACGCCGTCTACCGCGCGACTGACGCCGTCGACGTCGTCCGCGACCTCGAGCCCCCGGCCGTCGACGCGGCGGGCGAGACGCTCGCGGGCAGCGTCGTCGTCACCGAGATCGAGGGCGGCCGGGCGTGGAACGTCGTCCCCGACCGCTGCGAGGTGACGATCGACGAGCGGACGGTCCCGGGCGAACGGGCCGCTCTCGAGCGCGTTGAGGAGTTCGAGGGCGTCGAGTGGACCGTCGACCAGGACCTGCCGCCGATGCGCTGCGACGACCGCGAATTTGCAGAAACAGTGCTCGAAGCGGCCGACGCGGCCCAGTCCGGCTCGCCGGAACTCGTCACGAAACCCCACGCGACCGACGCGGGGTGGCTCTCCGAGGCCGGCACGGAGTGCGTGATCTGCGGCGCGGCCGAACCCGGCGAGGCCCACACCGCCGACGAGAGCGTCTCGATCGACGTGCTCGGGCGGTGCGAGGAGACCTACCGGAAGGTGGCCGAGTCCTGGCCGCGGTAA
- a CDS encoding MarR family transcriptional regulator yields MAETDGEEIEDLPPSAKLVFKVLEYDGPLTQKQIVEESMLSARTVRYALERLEEIGIVDEDIYFADARQSLYRLEEPVAADGNGVDESPKKDACCAE; encoded by the coding sequence ATGGCAGAGACTGACGGGGAGGAGATCGAAGACTTGCCACCGAGCGCCAAACTCGTTTTCAAGGTTCTCGAGTACGACGGCCCGTTGACCCAGAAACAGATCGTCGAGGAATCGATGCTTTCCGCCCGGACGGTCCGCTACGCGCTCGAGCGCCTCGAGGAGATCGGCATCGTCGACGAGGACATCTACTTCGCCGACGCCCGACAGAGCCTCTACCGGCTCGAAGAACCGGTGGCGGCCGACGGGAACGGCGTCGACGAATCCCCGAAAAAGGACGCCTGCTGCGCGGAATAA
- a CDS encoding PINc/VapC family ATPase, with protein sequence MNVVPDTSVVIDGRVSATIEDGQFEGATISVPEAVVAELEAQANDGIETGWDGLEELQRLADLADEGVINLEYVGERPNAIERGHASEGEIDALIRDLAEDLGATFLTSDIVQAEVAKAKGLDVEHVSPEVREVDVGTLTVENYFDDQTMSVHLRAGAVPKAKRGELGEMRYEPIADEPLDEETMDEYAREVVDAAKESSEGFLELSQPGMKIVQFRDYRIAVGRPPFSDGIEITAVRPIAQTDIEDYENADELKERLLERQRGVLISGAPGAGKSTFAQAVARFISDNDYAVKTMEKPRDLQVGPEITQYTELGGEMANTADALLMVRPDYTIYDEVRKTDDFEVFADMRLAGVGMIGVVHATRPIDALQRLVGRVELGMIPQVVDTVVYIEAGEVNTVYDVKTEVKVPAGLTEEDLARPVIQVTNFETGEPEYEIYTFNRQVVTVPLKDDEGGPASESGVDRIAKQEIEREIRSVARGYVDVQLKGQDRAVVYVEEDDISSVIGKGGGRITDIENRLGIDIDVRTHDENPHYGAGAGSANASSDGGGQAAGQMVTPEVTSRHIVIPVDGNHGETVEVQAGGDYLFTATVSRGGEIQVSRGSAIADELEQAIDRKDPITVVPS encoded by the coding sequence ATGAACGTCGTGCCGGACACGAGCGTGGTCATCGACGGCCGCGTCTCGGCGACGATTGAAGACGGGCAGTTCGAGGGAGCGACGATTTCGGTACCCGAGGCCGTCGTCGCGGAACTCGAAGCGCAGGCCAACGACGGCATCGAGACCGGCTGGGACGGTCTCGAGGAGCTCCAGCGGCTCGCCGACTTAGCCGACGAGGGCGTCATCAACCTCGAGTACGTCGGCGAGCGGCCCAACGCCATCGAGCGGGGCCACGCCTCCGAGGGCGAGATCGACGCCCTGATCCGCGACCTCGCGGAGGACCTGGGCGCGACCTTCCTCACCAGCGACATCGTCCAGGCGGAGGTCGCGAAGGCGAAGGGGCTCGACGTCGAGCACGTCTCCCCCGAGGTGCGGGAGGTCGACGTCGGGACGCTCACCGTCGAGAACTACTTCGACGACCAGACGATGAGCGTCCACCTCCGGGCGGGCGCCGTTCCGAAGGCCAAGCGGGGCGAACTCGGCGAGATGCGGTACGAACCCATCGCCGACGAGCCCTTGGACGAGGAGACGATGGACGAGTACGCCCGCGAGGTCGTCGACGCCGCCAAGGAGTCCTCCGAGGGCTTCCTCGAGCTCTCCCAGCCCGGGATGAAGATCGTCCAGTTCCGGGACTACCGGATCGCGGTCGGGCGCCCGCCCTTTTCCGACGGCATCGAGATCACCGCCGTCCGGCCGATCGCCCAGACCGACATCGAGGACTACGAGAACGCCGACGAACTCAAAGAACGGCTGCTCGAGCGCCAGCGCGGCGTCCTGATCTCGGGCGCTCCCGGCGCCGGGAAGTCGACCTTCGCGCAGGCGGTCGCCCGCTTCATCTCCGATAACGACTACGCGGTCAAGACGATGGAAAAGCCGCGGGACCTGCAGGTCGGTCCCGAGATCACCCAGTACACGGAACTGGGCGGCGAGATGGCCAACACGGCCGACGCGCTGCTGATGGTCCGGCCGGACTACACCATCTACGACGAGGTCCGCAAGACCGACGACTTCGAGGTCTTCGCGGACATGCGCCTGGCGGGCGTCGGCATGATCGGCGTCGTCCACGCGACCCGACCGATCGACGCCCTGCAGCGGCTCGTCGGCCGCGTCGAACTCGGGATGATCCCGCAGGTCGTCGACACCGTCGTCTACATCGAGGCCGGGGAGGTCAACACCGTCTACGACGTCAAGACGGAGGTCAAGGTCCCCGCGGGACTCACCGAGGAGGACCTCGCTCGCCCCGTGATTCAGGTCACGAACTTCGAGACCGGCGAGCCCGAGTACGAGATCTACACGTTCAACCGCCAGGTCGTCACCGTCCCGCTCAAGGACGACGAGGGCGGCCCCGCCAGCGAGTCCGGCGTCGACCGCATCGCCAAGCAGGAAATCGAACGCGAGATCCGCTCGGTCGCGCGCGGCTACGTCGACGTCCAGCTCAAGGGCCAGGACCGCGCGGTCGTCTACGTCGAGGAGGACGACATCTCGAGCGTCATCGGCAAGGGCGGCGGTCGGATCACCGACATCGAGAACCGCCTGGGAATCGACATCGACGTCCGCACCCACGACGAGAACCCCCACTACGGCGCGGGCGCCGGCAGCGCCAACGCCAGCAGCGACGGCGGCGGGCAGGCCGCCGGCCAGATGGTCACGCCCGAAGTCACCTCCCGCCACATCGTCATCCCCGTCGACGGTAACCACGGCGAGACCGTCGAGGTCCAGGCCGGCGGCGACTACCTCTTCACCGCCACGGTGAGTCGCGGCGGCGAAATTCAGGTCTCTCGAGGGAGTGCGATCGCGGACGAGTTGGAGCAGGCGATCGACCGGAAGGATCCGATTACGGTCGTTCCGTCGTAA
- a CDS encoding cold-shock protein, with product MANGKVDFFNHTGGYGFISTEDADDDVFFHMEDVGGADLEEGQEIEFDIEQAPKGPRATNVVRN from the coding sequence ATGGCAAACGGTAAGGTTGATTTCTTCAACCACACAGGCGGTTACGGTTTCATCTCGACTGAGGACGCGGACGATGACGTGTTCTTCCACATGGAAGACGTCGGCGGCGCTGACCTCGAGGAAGGACAGGAGATCGAATTCGACATCGAACAGGCCCCCAAGGGTCCCCGCGCGACGAACGTCGTCCGCAACTAA
- a CDS encoding NAD+ synthase, whose translation MSTERETFVYSESHSENGPFITDPAGLEAAHARIVSEIRSTVADAGAEGVVVAMSGGIDSTVTTALAVEALGNERVLGLGLPCHKSERAGVSEARTIAEGLGIDFREIQLRPLLETFEETATPVLEPDADGGRPAERNHALGNVIARFRMVCAYYAANRRSKLVLGTANRSERLLGYFTKYGDGAADAYPLGDLYKTEVRALAGQIGIPRRIVTKEPTAGFWAGQTDADELGAPYDDLDPFLTRLVDEGQSIADAASGLEIDRETARSIAWLCAETTHKRTTPPTPGVGDRTESTLEFGDEPADS comes from the coding sequence ATGAGTACTGAAAGGGAGACGTTCGTCTATTCGGAGTCGCACAGCGAGAACGGACCGTTCATCACCGATCCGGCGGGCCTCGAGGCGGCACACGCCCGGATCGTCAGCGAGATTCGGTCGACGGTCGCCGACGCGGGTGCCGAGGGCGTCGTGGTGGCGATGAGCGGCGGGATCGACTCGACGGTGACGACGGCGCTGGCCGTCGAGGCGCTGGGCAACGAGCGCGTCCTCGGGCTCGGGCTGCCCTGTCACAAGAGCGAGCGCGCCGGCGTCAGCGAGGCCCGAACCATCGCCGAGGGACTGGGTATCGACTTCCGCGAGATCCAGTTGCGACCGCTGCTCGAGACCTTCGAGGAGACGGCGACGCCGGTGCTCGAACCCGACGCCGACGGCGGTCGCCCGGCGGAGCGAAACCACGCGCTCGGCAACGTGATCGCGCGGTTCCGGATGGTCTGTGCGTACTACGCGGCCAACCGGCGCTCGAAGCTGGTGCTCGGCACCGCGAACCGCTCGGAGCGCCTGCTGGGTTACTTCACGAAGTACGGCGACGGCGCCGCGGACGCCTACCCGCTGGGCGACCTGTACAAAACCGAAGTGCGAGCCCTCGCGGGGCAGATCGGGATTCCGCGCCGCATCGTCACCAAGGAGCCGACGGCCGGGTTCTGGGCCGGCCAGACCGACGCCGACGAACTCGGGGCGCCGTACGACGACCTCGATCCGTTCCTGACCCGGCTCGTCGACGAGGGACAGTCGATCGCCGACGCGGCGTCTGGACTCGAAATCGACCGCGAGACGGCGCGATCGATCGCGTGGCTGTGCGCCGAGACGACGCACAAGCGAACGACGCCACCGACGCCGGGCGTCGGGGACCGAACCGAGTCGACGCTCGAGTTCGGTGACGAGCCTGCGGACTCCTGA
- a CDS encoding desampylase, with product MTSDPDDGTAADREPELVVPEAVRDAVLERARDGRPHEICGVFGGDFDPQRSRVRSQYPAENAAETPRTRYRINPEEQLAIFERLEARGEEIVGFYHSHPRGPPRPSATDAAQATWPDRSYLIVSLEPFAVGSWRWRSEESATDDSDGADSDETDADSSAAGRFERERIRRIGE from the coding sequence GTGACGTCCGATCCTGACGACGGCACGGCTGCCGACCGCGAACCAGAACTGGTCGTCCCCGAAGCGGTTCGCGACGCCGTCCTCGAGCGCGCTCGCGACGGCCGCCCGCACGAAATCTGTGGCGTATTCGGCGGCGACTTCGATCCGCAGCGGAGCCGCGTTCGCTCGCAGTACCCCGCCGAAAACGCCGCCGAGACGCCCCGAACGCGCTACCGGATCAACCCCGAGGAGCAACTCGCGATCTTCGAGCGCCTCGAGGCCCGCGGCGAGGAGATCGTCGGCTTCTACCACTCCCACCCGCGCGGACCGCCGCGACCCAGCGCGACCGACGCCGCGCAGGCGACCTGGCCCGACCGATCGTACCTGATCGTCTCGCTCGAGCCGTTCGCGGTCGGGTCGTGGCGCTGGCGATCGGAGGAGTCAGCGACGGATGACAGCGACGGTGCGGACAGCGACGAGACCGACGCCGACTCGAGCGCGGCCGGACGATTCGAACGAGAACGAATTCGGCGTATCGGCGAGTGA
- a CDS encoding carboxypeptidase M32 produces MATDQARSESESEGTDTYDEFESRVQRISNVGNAAGILRWDQEVVMPDEGTPARAQQLSTLSSISHELLTADETGELLEELEADELDDERAAVVREIRRQYDRETSVPQELVEEISETTANAHPKWKQAKEEDDFETFAPVLEKLVELKRDYAHHVDPDADPYEVLFAEYEPYIDLETAERVLENLRDELVPLIEAVDGSDAELTTDAFAGEFDDDDQEALARDVLDSLGYDWDRGRLDTAPHPFSSGTQFDARVTTRFEEDDLLGSITSTIHEFGHANYTLGLPDEGYGTPLGEARDLSVHESQSRLWENHVGRSRPFWEHFLPIAAERFPELEDVTPEEAYEAANQVYDDNLIRVEADELTYHLHIVIRFEIERDLISGDLEVEDVPEVWNDKYEEYLGVRPETDAEGCLQDIHWSHGSFGYFPTYSLGSVLAAQLYAAAEDELGDLDDDVREADFDALNGWLRENVHRHGKQYETQDLIRRATGEELTADHFLEYVEEKYGELYDLEGY; encoded by the coding sequence ATGGCAACCGATCAGGCCCGGAGCGAAAGCGAGAGCGAGGGGACTGACACCTACGACGAGTTCGAATCGCGCGTCCAGCGCATCTCCAACGTCGGCAACGCCGCCGGCATCCTGCGCTGGGATCAGGAGGTCGTCATGCCCGACGAGGGGACGCCGGCCCGCGCACAGCAGCTCTCGACGCTGTCCTCGATCAGCCACGAACTGCTGACCGCCGACGAGACCGGCGAGTTGCTCGAGGAGTTGGAGGCCGACGAACTCGACGACGAGCGAGCCGCCGTCGTCCGCGAGATCCGCCGCCAGTACGACCGCGAGACCAGCGTCCCGCAAGAGTTAGTCGAGGAAATCTCCGAGACGACGGCAAACGCCCACCCCAAGTGGAAGCAAGCCAAGGAGGAAGACGACTTCGAGACGTTCGCGCCCGTCCTCGAGAAGCTGGTCGAACTCAAGCGCGACTACGCCCACCACGTCGATCCCGACGCCGATCCCTACGAGGTCCTGTTCGCCGAGTACGAGCCCTACATCGACCTCGAGACCGCCGAGCGCGTGCTCGAGAACCTGCGCGACGAACTCGTCCCGCTGATCGAGGCGGTCGACGGGAGCGACGCCGAGCTGACGACCGACGCCTTCGCCGGCGAGTTCGACGACGACGATCAGGAGGCGCTGGCGCGGGACGTGCTGGACTCGCTGGGCTACGACTGGGATCGCGGCCGCCTCGATACGGCGCCGCACCCGTTCTCCTCGGGCACGCAGTTCGACGCCCGCGTGACCACCCGCTTCGAGGAGGACGACCTGCTGGGCTCGATCACCTCGACGATCCACGAGTTCGGCCACGCCAACTACACGCTCGGGCTCCCCGACGAGGGCTACGGCACCCCGCTGGGCGAGGCCCGGGACCTCTCGGTCCACGAGTCCCAGTCGCGACTCTGGGAGAACCACGTCGGTCGCTCCCGGCCCTTCTGGGAGCACTTCCTGCCGATCGCCGCCGAGCGCTTCCCCGAACTCGAGGACGTCACGCCCGAGGAGGCCTACGAGGCCGCCAACCAGGTCTACGACGACAACCTCATCCGGGTCGAGGCGGACGAACTCACTTACCACCTCCACATCGTCATCCGGTTCGAGATCGAGCGCGACCTGATCTCGGGCGATCTCGAGGTCGAGGACGTCCCCGAAGTCTGGAACGACAAGTACGAGGAGTATCTGGGCGTTCGCCCCGAAACCGACGCCGAGGGCTGCCTGCAGGACATCCACTGGTCCCACGGCTCCTTCGGCTACTTCCCGACCTACTCGCTGGGGTCGGTGCTGGCCGCGCAACTCTACGCCGCCGCCGAGGACGAACTCGGCGACCTCGACGACGACGTCCGCGAGGCCGACTTCGACGCGCTCAACGGCTGGCTCCGCGAGAACGTCCACCGGCACGGCAAGCAGTACGAGACGCAGGACCTGATCCGACGGGCGACCGGCGAGGAGCTGACGGCCGACCACTTCCTCGAGTACGTCGAGGAGAAGTACGGCGAACTGTACGACCTCGAGGGCTACTGA